AACCAGTCTCTTTTAATGGAACTTCTTACTGTACTTTCAACCACCATAATTGGGAAAATTATATTGTTCATAGTAGTACTAGGACTTTTCGGCGCAATGTTATCAACTGCCTCAACAAATTTATTAGTAGTGTCCCATACATTATCTGAGGATGTATTTTCTAAATTCAAAAACAAAACTGTAATTGAAAGGGCCGATTCTAAACAAGAGTTGATTAAGTCAAGAATACTGTTGGTTGTATCGGCGTTATTGGCGGTTTTTCTTGTAGAAGGTCTAAAATATTTTGATTTCAGTATTGCAGATTTGGTGTTTGCCATTTATGGTGGCTCACTGTCCTTATTCCCGCCAATTTTATTTGCATTACTATTAAATGAAAATAAGCTTAAAACTTTGTCTTCATTTGCAAAATACTCGGTAATACTTGGCTTTTTATGCGGTTGGGGTGCTGCCATCTATGGAAAAATAATTGGTGATGGCAACCTGATTTTTCTCTCTCCGTGCCTGAGTATAGCTGCCTCAGCTTTGGTGTTGGGTATTGGATATTGGCTCAAAAAAAATAAATAAGCAACTACCGTTTCTTTCTACCTCTTTTAAGGTCGCTGTGTTCCTTCAAAAACACATCAATGGTCATTAACAGGCTTTTGCGTTTTTCTTTCGGCAAAGCTTCAATGGCCTGTAACTTATCTAATAAAGATTGATTTGCCTTTGTCGTATCTCTAAAAAGTTCGGCAAGGGGAATAGCCAAGGCAACCGCCACTTTTTCAAGTGTTTTCACATTCGGCGGTGTTTTGCCGTTCTCAAGTTCGGAGAGCCTGGCTTGCATTAAGTCCGCTTTTTCACATAACATCTTTTGGGTTAACCCCTGCGATTTGCGTATGCGCTCAATGTTTTGCCCGATGATTTTCTCAATCTCCATTACGGCAAAGATATTCATTCTTACCTGTTGAATGAATACGCCCTCAATCCGGTAAACCGATTTCCATTTTCTAAACAATCACTTTATAAATCAAATTTTATGAAAACCACAACAAACACCGAACTACTCCACCGGGAGCTAACCCAAAACACACTGGCGTACTTGTACGAATCCCTCGAAACCATCCGCCACGAAATCCAAACCGAGTACACCTATAACATCGATGAAAACGGCTTTTTGACAAAAGAAGCTCGCGAACGCATTTTGCAACTGGAACAACAAGAGCGCGATGCAAAAAAGAATATAAAAGTATTAGAAATGCAGCGTGATGGATTTAGTCCTGCAAAAAATATCCCAAGCTACACACCCGATATAGAAGATAACGAATTCGATTTTGTCCGGCTGCTTGACCAGCTTGAAGAAGAAAGGCGCACTGAGCTTGCCCTAAAAGAAATTCAGGAAGCTCGTGACCGAAGCCAATCAATAGAAAAAGACTATGAATTAACCCGCTAATACAAACCAATATGAAAAACGAAACCGCACAGCAGGTACAAAAATTAACAGAAGAATATGACATGGCAGCCCTTAGAGTTGACGAATTGCTCATGGAAATCCACAGCAGCGAAGGACATATGGGCACACCTGAGCAGTCCCGTGAATTAGAACTGTTAGTGAAGAAGACTGAAATGCTCCTTCAAACCATTGAAACTTTAAACGAGCAAATTGAAGAAGAACAGCAGATTGACCCGCACACTCTGCTTGAAGGGCGGGAAAGACTTGAGTTTAACCGCGCAGTCCTTGACGAGCTAAAAGAAGTCAGGGCACGGGGTGCATCCCAAGACCTAGAAATCGAACGATAAACCATTAATAAAATACATCTATGAAAAAGCTCTTTCAAAAATCTAAGCAAGCTGCCCAGAAGCTCATCGCAGCCACCTTTCAAAAGGAATTGCTCACAGCAAGAGCCGCAGCAGCAAGAGAAGCATTGTTCACCGATACCGGAAAAAGAACCCTTGCCGATGGCATCGGCAGTATCGCGGCGGCGTTCAATTCGTTATTGGTAAACTGCTACCAGCTCCTCTTTTCTTTTACAGTTTTTACGTTATCCCAAGTACAGGCACAAATAGAGGACTTAAAAACACTCCGCGATGAATACGAACGGGAACGGGCACTACATCAGGCCAACCTAAACGGCTATGCATCTTTGTCGGGTGTACTGTTGCGGTCTTTCCTGTTTGTACTGACGGCAGTGGTTATCGCCACTGGAGACGTAACGATACTTTCAAGTGCTTTACAACTGTTTACTACAAACCTGCTTTCTGCTCTATTACTTTCCATAGGGGTATGTGTCTCGTTGCTACTTCTGCCCGCGCTTTCCTGCATCCTTGCACAGCGTGCCTCATCGGTTAGGTGGCGAAGACTTATAGAATGGGGAAGCTTCTTATTTGTATCACTAATTTTCGTTTTGCTTATTTATGCACGAAGAAGTTTTGATGAGGCGACTGGGCAAGAACAAGATGGGTCAGCCTACCTGTTTTATTACGGGTTCAATTTACTCAGCTACGTGGTGTTACACCTGATGGCCAAGCTGTTGTTGCTACCTGTACTTAATGATTTGAAGGAAGCCTGGGCGCGCCATCTGGAAAAAAGGAAAATAAAAAAACTGACCCACACCATCAATCACATTAACAACCAAATCGCAGCCAAACAGGAAGAAGCCGACCTGCTTATTAATGCCGATGCTGTGGCCGTTTTAATGGAAGAACAAATCGCCCGCCTGTATAGCCAGGTGGTGGCAGCTTTCCGCGAAGCCTACCGCACCCATGCACGTTACGGTTTTCCCGATTGGATGGCTGATGAAGAACCCAATCTTGATTTTATCGTAAAAGGCAAACAGCCGTTGAAAGCTACTTCGGCTTCGCAGGATAGGTTTACCAATACCCGTACGTCTATTGGCTTTAAAATAATAGGGCTTACTGCTCTTATCGGGCTTTCTTCCTGTTCCCTAAATGAACCCAAACCGACACGATTTGTAGGGATACTGTATGACCAAACCGCCTACGATACGTTGCACGTAACAGGTAGGGATGTACTAAAACTCTCCGGCCTGCATGAAGACCACGACCGCGGCGTGGAAGTGCGCATAGTAACAATAACTGCCAAACAGTTTTCGTCTATGTGCACGTATTCACTTGAAAGCGTATCAGCCCTCACCTCTAATGCTACAAAAAGGCCCGGTGCGGTAGCTTTGTTTGAGCGAGGGATAGATTCTTTGATGGATGCTATACCTTCTGTAAGTAACGCATTAAAAGACAGCTCACGTATTTTTTATAAACTCTCGCAGGTGGTACGGGAGTTTGTAGCTTGTTCTTTATGCAGTGAAGGGGTGATAGTTGCGCAAACGGATATGATGGAATTCACGGGGTTATTTTCTTCGTATGCTGATATAAACTCCCTCACAAGTCATCACCCACAGGTAGTTGAGATATTGCAAACAGCCTATCCGTTGCCAAAATTTACAAAACCGCTCCGAATTATAATTACCCATAACCCGCCGCTTTCACAGGAGGCTGTGTTTGCGTTTATGATTGGCGTGCTTAAAGACTACTTTGCCCGCTCGAATGTAACAGTGGAAGTCACTCCGTAGGTTGCGGTATGCTGACGGCGTGTTATGATACCGCAAGCAATCCGGCATCCCGGTAAAATCTCCAACGTTTCGGCAATTACAGTTCTAACTCTATTTAATACATGAAAAGCCCTCTTGCATGGGTGTTTAAATCCCGTTTATTTATGGGGAAACACCTGTTAATCGGCATCATCAAAGACAGTACGACAAAAACCTACAGCACTCAAAAAGTAACAACCAATACAGGTATCGCAACGGAAACAATTATCCTGCTTTTTGCTATTGCAGGCTATATCTACCTGAACGTTCATTGACAATTATTCTCTAAAACATTCACTTTCTAAATAATATCAATTATGAAATTCGAAGACTTCTTAAAACTACTATATGAGATTATCTCTATCATCCTCACGCTATTGTGGGAACTTGCTAAATTTCTGTACAGCTTGATTACCGGATGGAAGCCAGAACCTCCCGAACCCGAACTTAATAACCAGTACCAAGCGGCCTTAGCTCCTGTGAAAGAAGTGTTGAGCCAAGACGGAGACGGCTTTTGTCTCGGGGGCAAGTACTGTACTTCGGCACATACCGCCCTGCAAGGGGGGATTGCCATCGGTGGGAGCGGCTACGGCAAAACCAGTTGTGTGTTGCAACCCACATTGTACAACATGGTTGACCACTCCGTTATCATTCACGATAGTTCACTGGAACTGGCAAAAAATACACTCGGTTTCCATCACTTCCATAATTTTGGAATTAAAATATTAAATTACGATAAACCGCAAGTAAGCGATGGGTATAATCCAATTTCGCGTGTTCGCGGTATTACCGATGCTCAAAAGGTAAGTAACTTGCTCATCCGAAACACCCTCGGCAGTGGCAATGGCTCTGATAATTTTTGGAATTTACAGGCATCGGCTTTTTTGACAATGTTAGTATTACTTGTATTAAAAGAGCAAAAGCAGGAACTAAGGAATTTAACCAACGTAAAATATTTACTGGATAATTATTCGTCAGGGTCTTTGGATAATTTGGTTGCCAAAAGCGGCGACCGTTTCATTATTCAGGAATACAAAAACTTTTTAAGCTACGACCAAAAGGTGATTAGCTCCATTGTGGCCACCTGCCGGAGCGCATTAAACCTGTGGAACTCACCCAATATCCAGTTGTTAACCTCGTTTGACAGTATAGATTTTAAAGCATTCAGAAAACAAAAAACCGCCCTCTATATTCAAAACAGTACGTTATCACTGCCATTTTATTCTGTTATAACCTCTATATTTTTTGAGCAGTTTTTCGCAGAATTAATGGAGGAGCTACCCCATGAAGACGACCTACACACTTACTTTCTCATTGATGAATTTTCCAGTTTATACATTCCGTCCATACAACTGGCGGTTAGTAATCTACGGAAATTTAAAGCGAATTGTTTTTTGGTGGTGCAAAGTGAACACCAGATTAAGCATGTCTATGGGGAGAATCAGGCAACCGCCATACTACAAAATATGTACTCGCGTGTTTATTTTCCGGGGCAGGATATGCAAACCTGTCAGAGTATTTCCAGTCGCTTAGGGAAAAGGGAAGTGGAAATTGAAGATGAAGAAACAGGTAAAAAAACAAAGCGAATTAGGGAATTATTAACCCCGCAGGAAGTTTATGAATTGGGCCAAAACAGGGCACTGGTTTTTGTTGGTACTAAGGCAATATACACCAATATGTACCCCTTCTATGAAAACAAAAAATTAAAGCAGTATAGTCAATTACCTGCCCCTGAAATAACCTCGAAGTTACCCTGGCAAACTGTTCCGCTTATCACATTGTAACGGCCATGCGTAAAATCCACAGTAAAAAATTATTTAAATTTTTATTGGATAAAGGCGTATTGGATGGCTCCGAAGAAGCTATCCAAGAAGCCAAAAGGGAATACGTGCGCTTGTATAAAAAGGAATGGAAACTGCGGAATACCCGCCAAAAAGAAATACGCATAAGCCTAACCGTAAAGGAGTTTACAGAATTACAAATACTGGCGGAAGGTGTGGGATTAAAACCTACTACATTTGTTCACGACCTTGCCATTAGTGCCATTGAAAACAAACCGTTTATTGCTGACCGCGATACCTTACTCAAGGTACTGCAATTAATCGGCATGGCATACATGAATATCTACCAAAACTCACCGAATAGCGACGCTGAAAATTATCTCTTACAAAGTGAATCTTTATTGGTTCACTACCTCAACCGTCATGTCAAAGATGCTTATCAAATTGTTGCCACGCCATAGTGCCGCGGCGTTTAGAAACTTAACAAATTATATTTTAAACCACGAAAAATCTGTTGATTATCCACCTGTATTAATCACCCACAACCTACGGGGAAAGAACGATAAGGAAAGTTGGATTAAGCAGTTTTACGAAAACGAAGCCTTATATAGAAAAACTAAACACTCCCGGTCTATTTACTGTTACCATGAAATTTTGTCGGTAGCTGCCGCTGACCGCAAAAGTGTTACCCCTGAAATGCTCCGCGATTTAGGTCAAAAGTATATCGAGCTTCGCGGCAAAGATGCTCTGTATCTCGGCTTCGCCCATTTCGACCGCGACCACGTACATATCCATTTTCAAGTAAGCGGTTTAAAATACCGTCAATCAAAAGCACACCGTTTATCACGGGAAGCATTGCAAACATTAAAAATAGATTTTCAAAATTACCACAGGGAAAAGTACCCACAACTGGATAAAAGTATTTGCGAGCATGGTAAAGGTAAAGAATATCTTACGGATAGGGAATATCAATACAAAGCCCGTACTAAGCGCACACTACTAAAAGAAGATATTGCGAAAACAGTACGTGAATGTTTTGAAAAAGCTAGTACCCAGAATGAGTTTATCGAAATGCTCATGCACCATGAACTGCCGTCTTATGAACGAAAGGGGATTGCAACTGGCGTAGTTCATGGAAATTTAAAATTCCGTTTCTCGCGCTTGGGTATTGAACAGCACGAACTGGAAAAACTGCCTGTTGACCTCTCGCCTGAACAACAAGCGCTGGATGAAATCCGGGCTATCCGTGGAGGTTCATATAATCTGGACAGGGAATTGGAACGATAAATTGTACCTTTCATAAAAATATTAAAAAATTAACCCCACCAGTCAAAACTGGCGGGGTTTTATTTTTTGCGGGGCACGGGGTGCAACCCCGTCAAGATAGCACCTTACTCACGCTCGAAAATTCTATCAATGAGGAAGGTGCTATCTTGCTCAAAAACTAACTGTACCAATTTTTTATTTTATAGTACATTTGGCATACGTTATGACTATCGAAGAAATTAAGAATTTATTGATTGCAGCATGTAGACAATACTACAAGTGGATGGAGGAAAAGGGTAAAGGACGCTCTGAAATAGGTGTGTATGAGATTAATCCTTTAAAAGATAAAGGAAGCTATTCTTTAAAATTAAACGCTCAATTGTTTAGTCTAGATGCCATTGTGTTTGAATTCCCCCGTAGCGGAAAAATATATGATACGGCGCAAATAAAAATACTCGAATATGATTATGACAAAAGGGTGCTTCTGATAAAACCAACGCCAGAATGTGAAGTCAATTTTAATCAACTTGAAGCGCGTGATATTAAAGTCATAAGCGACCTGAAATTTCTAATAGAACGCTTAGGAAAATACTATGAAAAAAAGGGTAGTAGAATAAAACTACCTGTTAGAAAACCAGACATTGGTTTTGATTCTACTAATTTTGATTACCTACCAATAGCAAATCCTAGCGAACAGCAAAAAATAGCATTAAATACTATTTTTCATAATCCACTTTCATACATATGGGGTGCGCCTGGAACTGGTAAAACACGGTTTGTTCTTGCCAATAGTTTACTTAAATATATCCGTGAGGGGAAACGTATTGGAATTTTTGCTCCAACAAATGTGGCCTTAGAACAAGTGATGATAGGAATTTTAGAGTTTACAGACAGTGCAGGAATCGCAAGGGAAAAGATATTAAGGATTGGCAATCCGTCGAGAAAGTTTGCCCAAAAATATCCTGAAGTGTGTGAAGTGGCCGGGATAGAAAGGCAAATTCAACAATTGCGGAAACAAATTCAAATTCTAAAAGGGCTTTTGGGAATTAGTGATGTTGCAATAGATAAGGCGACCTTTAATGAGTTGCTATCCTTGAGAAATGAGAAGAACAAAATAATTAAGGAGGTAGCTTCGGTCTCTGATTCAATAAAGGAATGTGCTAATACAATCAAGCAGTTTAATGAAAGAATATCTCACAATGAGAATATATTAGCCCTAAAACGTAGCCAAATATTAAAATTTGAAAGAAATAAAAGCTCTCTTTTAGGTTCCATCGTTACAGCATTTTCACATGGGTATTACGATAGTAAAATTAATACGACCGAAAGGGTAATAAGAACTGTTGAAGCTGAGCTATTAGGTGACAGAAATAAGCAAAGTCAACTTAATTATCGTGTGGAAGAACAGAATACTACAGTTCAACAATATAACAAGAAATTAAAAAAATTAAAAGAAAATATTTTAGCAATTAGCTTTCTTTCTCCTGAAATGCAGGAAGCATGGACTCTAAATAACATTGGTGGAGAAAAATCTATTGAGAACCTGAGAGAGATACTGGAAACCTTAGATAAAAATGTGGAAAATTCCGCTATGCTTGAAAATGAGTATAGTAA
The sequence above is drawn from the Bacteroidota bacterium genome and encodes:
- a CDS encoding helix-turn-helix transcriptional regulator, which produces MFRKWKSVYRIEGVFIQQVRMNIFAVMEIEKIIGQNIERIRKSQGLTQKMLCEKADLMQARLSELENGKTPPNVKTLEKVAVALAIPLAELFRDTTKANQSLLDKLQAIEALPKEKRKSLLMTIDVFLKEHSDLKRGRKKR
- a CDS encoding type IV secretion system DNA-binding domain-containing protein codes for the protein MKFEDFLKLLYEIISIILTLLWELAKFLYSLITGWKPEPPEPELNNQYQAALAPVKEVLSQDGDGFCLGGKYCTSAHTALQGGIAIGGSGYGKTSCVLQPTLYNMVDHSVIIHDSSLELAKNTLGFHHFHNFGIKILNYDKPQVSDGYNPISRVRGITDAQKVSNLLIRNTLGSGNGSDNFWNLQASAFLTMLVLLVLKEQKQELRNLTNVKYLLDNYSSGSLDNLVAKSGDRFIIQEYKNFLSYDQKVISSIVATCRSALNLWNSPNIQLLTSFDSIDFKAFRKQKTALYIQNSTLSLPFYSVITSIFFEQFFAELMEELPHEDDLHTYFLIDEFSSLYIPSIQLAVSNLRKFKANCFLVVQSEHQIKHVYGENQATAILQNMYSRVYFPGQDMQTCQSISSRLGKREVEIEDEETGKKTKRIRELLTPQEVYELGQNRALVFVGTKAIYTNMYPFYENKKLKQYSQLPAPEITSKLPWQTVPLITL
- a CDS encoding relaxase/mobilization nuclease domain-containing protein; the encoded protein is MSKMLIKLLPRHSAAAFRNLTNYILNHEKSVDYPPVLITHNLRGKNDKESWIKQFYENEALYRKTKHSRSIYCYHEILSVAAADRKSVTPEMLRDLGQKYIELRGKDALYLGFAHFDRDHVHIHFQVSGLKYRQSKAHRLSREALQTLKIDFQNYHREKYPQLDKSICEHGKGKEYLTDREYQYKARTKRTLLKEDIAKTVRECFEKASTQNEFIEMLMHHELPSYERKGIATGVVHGNLKFRFSRLGIEQHELEKLPVDLSPEQQALDEIRAIRGGSYNLDRELER